A genomic region of Sideroxydans sp. CL21 contains the following coding sequences:
- a CDS encoding peptidoglycan DD-metalloendopeptidase family protein — MHTLTAITLRICRRLNLLVLAWPLLAHASLPNASNVPGGIAIVPLGSTSNGADKPQTWLGDQPVLVTSDHDQWYAVVGLPLDMTPGSHELSVKIGSETKPESFVVNPKNYPEQRVTLKDKSKVELSAADLARAEREISAIKELKRHWRPAQDTDLAFIVPAEGKLAGRFGLRRFFNGEPRSPHAGLDVAVASGTPVKASAQGQVLAVGDYFFNGKTVFIDHGNGLITMYCHLERIDVQTGEAVSKGQLLGLSGKTGRATGPHLHWSVVLNGAMVDPELFIPAKDLQ, encoded by the coding sequence ATGCACACACTTACTGCCATCACGCTCCGTATCTGCCGCCGGCTCAATCTGCTGGTTCTGGCTTGGCCCCTGCTGGCACATGCAAGCCTCCCCAACGCCTCCAACGTGCCCGGCGGTATTGCGATTGTTCCGCTCGGCAGCACTTCAAATGGCGCCGACAAACCGCAAACGTGGTTGGGTGACCAGCCTGTCCTTGTTACATCCGATCACGACCAATGGTACGCGGTGGTCGGTCTGCCGCTTGACATGACTCCGGGTTCGCATGAACTAAGCGTCAAGATTGGCAGCGAAACGAAACCAGAATCTTTTGTGGTCAATCCAAAGAATTACCCGGAACAGCGAGTCACGCTTAAGGACAAGAGCAAGGTAGAACTATCGGCGGCCGACCTGGCCCGCGCCGAGCGCGAGATATCTGCCATCAAGGAACTTAAGCGCCACTGGCGTCCTGCGCAGGATACAGACCTGGCTTTCATCGTTCCCGCTGAAGGGAAGCTGGCAGGGCGCTTCGGTCTGCGCCGCTTTTTCAACGGCGAACCGCGCTCGCCGCATGCCGGCCTGGATGTCGCGGTAGCGAGCGGCACGCCGGTCAAGGCCAGCGCACAAGGCCAGGTACTGGCGGTTGGGGATTACTTCTTCAACGGCAAAACGGTATTTATCGACCATGGCAACGGGCTGATCACCATGTACTGCCACCTCGAACGGATCGATGTGCAAACCGGTGAAGCAGTAAGCAAAGGTCAGCTGCTCGGGCTGTCCGGAAAAACAGGGCGCGCCACCGGTCCGCACCTGCATTGGAGTGTCGTACTGAACGGGGCCATGGTCGACCCTGAATTGTTCATTCCGGCAAAAGATCTGCAATGA
- a CDS encoding diguanylate cyclase: protein MNNWWRSLGIGTKLSILIQGMLVVVLFLAHFWVMNLVNEGVLNEAERRAEIAADGVINGMNMLMVTGMISNPENRRLFIKKMGASENISELRIIRSKQVQDQFGPGLPEEQVKDDMDRLAIGLKKPQFKLNEDRGIFTVRAVVPFIVNADYRGTNCLTCHKVEAGSVNGAASLTIDLTNEFSDIKHTKNLLILGHILLQIVLFFSINWLIRRFLRPLVKLQSTMELMERRGSMEQFVPVELEPGSQDEIGKLGMAFNKMAEALSDAEKSKKLSAAIYQTYADAIVVTDEKNLIVDVNPAFTRITGFTLSDVIGRNPRIMQSGKHDLEFYRNMWQAILNEGYWQGEIWDKHKNGEICAKLARVTAIRRSDGSVYRHIAQFTDVTEKKQKDEQFFWQANYDLLTGLPNRRLLNDRLEHALAAHKSSEDCGALMYLDLDKLKAINESMGPGYGDMLLIEVAHRISSCVRKVDTVARIGSDEFVVLVEDIDFSGTKDAAKIAADIAENIRASLSAPYQLKDKTHQGSCSIGVSLICGNNASADELIKQAEMAMHLAKESGRNAVRFFEPKK, encoded by the coding sequence TTGAATAATTGGTGGAGATCACTCGGGATTGGCACCAAGCTGAGCATCCTGATTCAGGGGATGTTGGTCGTCGTATTGTTTCTTGCCCATTTCTGGGTGATGAATCTTGTTAACGAAGGCGTACTGAATGAAGCCGAGAGGCGGGCAGAGATTGCTGCCGATGGCGTCATCAACGGCATGAACATGCTGATGGTCACAGGCATGATTTCCAACCCCGAGAATCGCCGCCTTTTCATAAAAAAAATGGGCGCATCGGAAAATATAAGCGAGTTGCGCATCATTCGCTCCAAGCAAGTGCAGGACCAATTTGGCCCCGGCCTGCCGGAAGAGCAAGTCAAGGACGATATGGATCGTCTGGCGATCGGGTTAAAAAAGCCGCAGTTCAAGTTAAACGAAGATCGAGGCATATTTACGGTGCGTGCAGTGGTGCCCTTTATCGTAAATGCCGATTATCGTGGTACCAATTGTCTGACCTGCCATAAAGTAGAAGCGGGCTCCGTCAACGGGGCTGCAAGCTTGACCATAGATTTGACAAACGAATTCAGCGATATCAAGCACACCAAGAATTTGCTGATACTGGGACATATTCTGCTTCAAATTGTGTTGTTCTTTTCAATCAATTGGCTGATTCGCAGGTTTTTGCGGCCATTGGTTAAACTTCAATCCACAATGGAATTAATGGAACGCCGGGGCAGCATGGAGCAATTTGTTCCGGTCGAATTGGAGCCTGGAAGCCAGGACGAGATTGGAAAACTCGGTATGGCTTTCAACAAAATGGCGGAAGCATTATCGGATGCTGAGAAATCGAAGAAGCTGTCTGCCGCAATATACCAAACGTACGCCGATGCAATCGTCGTGACTGATGAGAAAAATCTCATCGTGGATGTTAATCCGGCTTTTACTCGCATCACCGGTTTTACCCTGAGCGACGTGATCGGCAGGAACCCCAGAATTATGCAATCGGGAAAGCATGATCTGGAATTCTACCGGAACATGTGGCAGGCGATTCTGAATGAAGGATATTGGCAAGGGGAAATCTGGGATAAACACAAAAACGGAGAAATTTGCGCAAAGCTGGCCCGCGTCACTGCCATTCGCCGTTCCGATGGCAGCGTGTACCGCCATATAGCCCAATTCACTGACGTGACCGAGAAAAAGCAAAAGGACGAACAGTTCTTTTGGCAGGCCAATTATGACCTGTTAACCGGTTTGCCCAATCGCCGCCTGTTAAATGACCGGCTTGAGCATGCTCTCGCCGCCCACAAAAGCAGCGAAGATTGTGGCGCGCTAATGTACCTCGATCTGGACAAGCTCAAAGCAATTAACGAAAGCATGGGGCCGGGCTATGGCGATATGCTCCTAATCGAAGTGGCTCACCGGATCAGTTCATGTGTACGAAAAGTGGATACCGTGGCACGCATCGGAAGCGATGAATTCGTGGTGCTGGTGGAAGATATCGATTTTTCGGGCACGAAAGATGCCGCCAAAATTGCTGCAGATATTGCCGAGAATATTCGCGCAAGCCTCTCCGCACCTTATCAACTTAAGGATAAAACGCATCAGGGTTCTTGCAGCATCGGCGTAAGTCTCATTTGCGGCAACAATGCATCGGCAGATGAACTGATTAAGCAGGCCGAAATGGCGATGCATCTGGCCAAGGAATCCGGACGTAACGCAGTACGTTTTTTTGAACCGAAAAAGTAG
- a CDS encoding GNAT family N-acetyltransferase, translated as MNNDRTGKMRTNDDGHGCHPNNNYPLKSIIVSELMTINAQRKAFSNAMENLAGCQLSSSLTNEQALAVAQMLSISEPWMTLKFSATALANYLTRDDAALRRYAVSVDGNLAGIICVRNPWLRGPYIELLGFFPDYRGKGIGKQVLAWAEAEARCEAKNLWVAASSFNHQALNFYQRLGFCPIGPIQGLVTPEYDEILLRKCLS; from the coding sequence ATGAATAATGATCGAACGGGCAAAATGCGGACGAACGACGATGGTCACGGATGTCATCCGAACAATAATTACCCCCTGAAATCGATAATAGTTAGCGAACTTATGACCATTAACGCACAGCGCAAAGCATTCAGTAATGCCATGGAGAATTTGGCCGGTTGTCAATTATCAAGCTCTTTGACAAATGAACAGGCTCTGGCAGTGGCACAGATGCTTTCAATTTCCGAACCGTGGATGACTTTGAAATTTTCCGCCACTGCCCTGGCGAACTATTTGACCCGTGATGATGCCGCACTGCGGCGATACGCGGTTTCTGTCGATGGCAATCTGGCGGGAATTATTTGCGTGCGCAATCCCTGGCTGCGCGGCCCTTATATCGAATTGTTGGGGTTTTTTCCGGACTACAGGGGCAAAGGCATAGGGAAGCAGGTGTTGGCCTGGGCCGAAGCTGAGGCACGTTGCGAAGCCAAAAACCTGTGGGTTGCGGCCTCATCGTTTAACCATCAAGCCTTGAATTTTTATCAGCGCTTGGGCTTTTGCCCAATTGGCCCGATTCAAGGACTGGTCACCCCTGAATACGACGAAATACTGCTTCGCAAATGTTTAAGCTGA